One window of the Cryptomeria japonica chromosome 7, Sugi_1.0, whole genome shotgun sequence genome contains the following:
- the LOC131076413 gene encoding glucose and ribitol dehydrogenase isoform X2, with the protein MHQEIQPGLEYLMVPQPISVAPTYKSAGKLKGKVALVTGGDSGIGRAVCYHFALEGATVVFTYVGTVEEIDANETLEKLAEYKTADARNPMKIPVKDLGNDDTCKEVVDNVIAAYGCIDILVNNAAENHVVERIEDMKADQVERTFRTNIFSQFFIASHAVKHMKEGCNIINSLSRQAYLGMPSTLDYASSKGAILTFTRGLARQLAKRGIRVNGVAPGPIWTPVNVASLDANAVAHLGEDTLMGRAGQPCEVAPCYVFLASQDASYMTGQVLHPNGGAAMYS; encoded by the exons ATG CACCAGGAAATACAGCCAGGGCTCGAGTATCTTATGGTACCCCAGCCCATTTCAGTTGCCCCAACTTATAAATCTGCTGGGAAATTGAAG gGGAAAGTGGCTCTGGTTACTGGTGGTGATTCGGGGATTGGAAGAGCTGTGTGCTACCATTTTGCTCTGGAAGGTGCCACAGTTGTTTTTACTTATGTTGGTACTGTGGAGGAAATTGATGCCAATGAGACTCTGGAAAAGCTAGCAGAATACAAGACTGCTGATGCTAGAAACCCCATGAAAATCCCTGTCAAGGATTTGGGAAACGATGACACATGCAAAGAG GTTGTGGACAATGTTATTGCAGCGTATGGGTGCATTGACATATTGGTTAACAATGCAGCAGAAAATCATGTGGTGGAGAGGATTGAAGACATGAAAGCTGACCAAGTAGAACGCACATTTAGGacaaatatattttctcaattCTTCATTGCAAG TCATGCGGTGAAGCATATGAAAGAGGGCTGTAACATTATCAATAGCCTTTCAAGACAAGCTTACCTAGGAATGCCGAGTACCCTTGACTATGCCTCTTCTAAGGGAGCCATTCTCACTTTTACAAGGGGGCTTGCTAGGCAACTTGCCAAGCGTGGAATAAGGGTTAATG GTGTTGCCCCTGGACCAATATGGACCCCTGTTAATGTTGCATCTCTAGATGCCAATGCAGTAGCCCATCTGGGAGAGGATACACTGATGGGAAGAGCTGGACAACCATGTGAGGTAGCTCCATGCTATGTTTTCCTTGCTTCTCAAGATGCTTCTTACATGACAGGCCAAGTTCTCCATCCTAATG GGGGAGCTGCCATGTACTCTTGA
- the LOC131076413 gene encoding glucose and ribitol dehydrogenase isoform X1, whose translation MSFPAQHQEIQPGLEYLMVPQPISVAPTYKSAGKLKGKVALVTGGDSGIGRAVCYHFALEGATVVFTYVGTVEEIDANETLEKLAEYKTADARNPMKIPVKDLGNDDTCKEVVDNVIAAYGCIDILVNNAAENHVVERIEDMKADQVERTFRTNIFSQFFIASHAVKHMKEGCNIINSLSRQAYLGMPSTLDYASSKGAILTFTRGLARQLAKRGIRVNGVAPGPIWTPVNVASLDANAVAHLGEDTLMGRAGQPCEVAPCYVFLASQDASYMTGQVLHPNGGAAMYS comes from the exons ATGTCGTTTCCTGCACAGCACCAGGAAATACAGCCAGGGCTCGAGTATCTTATGGTACCCCAGCCCATTTCAGTTGCCCCAACTTATAAATCTGCTGGGAAATTGAAG gGGAAAGTGGCTCTGGTTACTGGTGGTGATTCGGGGATTGGAAGAGCTGTGTGCTACCATTTTGCTCTGGAAGGTGCCACAGTTGTTTTTACTTATGTTGGTACTGTGGAGGAAATTGATGCCAATGAGACTCTGGAAAAGCTAGCAGAATACAAGACTGCTGATGCTAGAAACCCCATGAAAATCCCTGTCAAGGATTTGGGAAACGATGACACATGCAAAGAG GTTGTGGACAATGTTATTGCAGCGTATGGGTGCATTGACATATTGGTTAACAATGCAGCAGAAAATCATGTGGTGGAGAGGATTGAAGACATGAAAGCTGACCAAGTAGAACGCACATTTAGGacaaatatattttctcaattCTTCATTGCAAG TCATGCGGTGAAGCATATGAAAGAGGGCTGTAACATTATCAATAGCCTTTCAAGACAAGCTTACCTAGGAATGCCGAGTACCCTTGACTATGCCTCTTCTAAGGGAGCCATTCTCACTTTTACAAGGGGGCTTGCTAGGCAACTTGCCAAGCGTGGAATAAGGGTTAATG GTGTTGCCCCTGGACCAATATGGACCCCTGTTAATGTTGCATCTCTAGATGCCAATGCAGTAGCCCATCTGGGAGAGGATACACTGATGGGAAGAGCTGGACAACCATGTGAGGTAGCTCCATGCTATGTTTTCCTTGCTTCTCAAGATGCTTCTTACATGACAGGCCAAGTTCTCCATCCTAATG GGGGAGCTGCCATGTACTCTTGA